The Ruania alba genome window below encodes:
- a CDS encoding tripartite tricarboxylate transporter TctB family protein: MNEATPRSAHVGDPPARSSAGDEDVPDDAIEEPDELTSAGEEGEGGAWEPGKRWRIAALTALLLVGLVYLWQASLLPYGTMDQPGHGFYPRFAGALFVLPLIGVLVVEIRARTERSGSEGSWAKPLIVLMTVLAYFLVAPLLGHMASSVIVVGVVLRVVGTRPWWQILTIALGCAVGSQLLLATLLGLPLPAGRLGLTF; encoded by the coding sequence GTGAACGAAGCGACACCTCGATCGGCGCACGTCGGTGATCCACCGGCCAGGTCCTCCGCAGGCGACGAGGACGTGCCCGACGACGCGATCGAGGAGCCCGACGAACTCACCAGTGCCGGTGAGGAGGGCGAGGGCGGAGCCTGGGAACCGGGTAAGCGCTGGCGGATCGCCGCGTTGACCGCACTGCTGCTGGTGGGGTTGGTGTACCTGTGGCAGGCATCGTTGTTGCCCTACGGGACGATGGACCAACCGGGCCACGGGTTCTACCCCAGGTTCGCCGGAGCGCTGTTCGTCCTGCCGTTGATCGGTGTGCTCGTGGTCGAGATCCGCGCGCGCACCGAGCGCTCCGGCTCCGAGGGGTCGTGGGCCAAGCCTCTGATCGTCCTGATGACGGTGCTGGCGTACTTCCTCGTGGCGCCCCTGCTCGGCCACATGGCGAGCTCAGTGATCGTCGTCGGTGTCGTACTCCGCGTGGTCGGTACCCGGCCGTGGTGGCAGATCCTCACGATCGCCCTTGGGTGCGCGGTCGGCTCCCAGCTCCTGCTGGCCACCCTCCTCGGACTCCCGCTCCCCGCCGGCCGCCTCGGCCTGACGTTCTGA
- a CDS encoding tripartite tricarboxylate transporter permease produces the protein MDTLSALADGFGALLAPTALIALLAGVVIGSVVGVLPGIGPVGAMALLLPLSFAFDPAVGLLMTIAIYLGSQYGGSTSSILLSVPGEASSVVTTLDGHQMTKRGRAGAALAVSAIGSFVAGTMAVALLMLLSEPLSAFAIRFSAPEYLALCIFAILVLSRLSGGTFTRSMLAVGLGLMLATIGLDDLSGNVRFTFDIGELIHGVEITPVAVGLFGIAEVLLLAENRGHVPQLPKVPFRSLWPTRTEMRRAVPPMFRGGLLGFFFGLVPGPSAAVSTYASYMLERRISKHRDEFGKGAIEGVSGPESANNGAAGGAMVPLIVLGFPFNGVTALLLAGFTIHGIIPGPLFVENSPDLFWSLVAGMYAANITLLILNFPLVGLFTSLLRIPRDVLLGLIVLIAIIGTYAARSALIDVFWLFAMGVLGYVMVKLRLSRVALMLAFVIGPILESSLTQTVAFANGDPTVLLQRPITMTIVVLTALVVGVPVIFRGLKRDRAVDSADAV, from the coding sequence GTGGACACCCTCTCCGCCCTCGCCGACGGCTTCGGCGCACTGCTCGCGCCGACAGCCCTGATCGCCCTCCTGGCCGGAGTCGTCATCGGCAGCGTCGTCGGGGTGCTGCCCGGTATCGGCCCCGTCGGCGCCATGGCCCTGCTGTTGCCGCTCAGCTTCGCCTTCGACCCGGCTGTGGGCCTGCTCATGACGATCGCGATCTATCTCGGGTCGCAGTACGGCGGCTCGACATCGTCGATCCTGCTCAGCGTGCCGGGCGAAGCATCATCGGTGGTCACGACCCTCGATGGGCACCAGATGACCAAACGTGGGCGCGCAGGTGCGGCGCTCGCAGTGTCCGCGATCGGGTCGTTCGTCGCGGGCACGATGGCCGTGGCGCTGCTGATGCTGCTCAGCGAACCGTTGAGCGCGTTCGCCATCCGCTTCTCCGCCCCGGAGTATCTCGCGCTGTGCATCTTCGCGATCCTGGTGCTCTCTCGTCTCTCCGGCGGCACCTTCACCCGCTCGATGCTCGCCGTCGGGCTCGGGCTCATGCTCGCCACCATCGGGTTGGACGATCTCTCCGGGAACGTGCGCTTCACCTTCGACATCGGCGAGCTGATCCATGGTGTCGAGATCACCCCGGTCGCGGTCGGGCTGTTCGGTATCGCGGAAGTGTTGCTCCTCGCGGAGAACCGCGGCCACGTCCCCCAGCTGCCCAAGGTGCCGTTCCGCAGCCTGTGGCCCACGCGCACCGAGATGCGCCGCGCGGTGCCCCCGATGTTCCGGGGTGGACTGCTCGGCTTCTTCTTCGGCCTGGTTCCCGGGCCGTCGGCCGCGGTGTCCACCTATGCCTCCTACATGCTGGAGCGGCGGATCTCGAAACACCGCGACGAGTTCGGCAAGGGAGCGATCGAAGGAGTCTCCGGCCCGGAGTCGGCCAACAACGGTGCGGCAGGTGGCGCCATGGTGCCGCTCATCGTGCTGGGCTTCCCGTTCAACGGCGTGACGGCGCTGCTGCTCGCCGGCTTCACGATCCACGGGATCATTCCCGGTCCGCTGTTCGTGGAGAACTCACCTGACCTCTTCTGGAGCCTCGTCGCCGGGATGTACGCAGCGAACATCACCCTGCTCATCCTGAACTTCCCGCTCGTCGGGCTCTTCACGTCCTTGCTACGCATCCCCCGTGACGTGCTGCTGGGGCTGATCGTGCTGATCGCGATCATCGGCACCTATGCCGCTCGGAGCGCACTGATCGACGTGTTCTGGCTCTTCGCGATGGGGGTCCTCGGCTACGTCATGGTCAAGCTGCGGCTCTCCCGGGTGGCCCTGATGCTCGCCTTCGTGATCGGCCCGATCCTGGAGTCGTCGCTGACCCAGACCGTGGCGTTCGCGAACGGCGACCCGACCGTGCTCCTGCAACGGCCCATCACGATGACGATCGTGGTGCTCACGGCGCTGGTGGTCGGAGTACCGGTGATCTTCCGAGGGCTGAAACGTGACCGCGCGGTCGACTCCGCGGACGCGGTCTGA
- a CDS encoding LamG-like jellyroll fold domain-containing protein gives MISQPFRFPRAVHVGTASVLMLALASAPAAASDPPPEPVAAWSFDAGSGDVVVDETGGGHDGVVEGGTWGPGRIGGGLHIDGYDDGVLVEDESADLGMDATMSIEARINLTDQGTVQKIVERAGNYGLRISADGRIGFRWEDQWRFSQLLDWEEGRWYHVAVTYDGDEVTFYRDGAARGTATTTRTATVEPGTVYLGRGIPDWERTLYGTLDEVALYDEALTADQVRAHYDAAPAETDQAPQMGAVRMSADQVEALTMVELTADIDASVANPDDPNLIDVQAQVRRPGGEVVTVPGFLYQDFRLDGERVVESGAPAWTARYTPPEPGTYQVRMHVTTDGGAAASPWQDLSVTPAADDARGFVTVNPDNPRYFQFERTAETFFPMGVNLDIPVLTRLGNHHAEPDSRYHGLFGDDITSPAEGASPENLYAVYDEYRRAIVSLAEAGGNAVRLRLDSWWLPLEIDSDHPIPGYPDGVPGFDVGRYHAANAWIADQVVELAEQHGLYVTPVTWNQHSPWGGSAYATPGGENEQLTDRRLRYQVARWSYSTHMYGWSFFNETRLDMTTPFYTEAIEDLRATDPNPHLVFNSYTPIDQEVEHAYRCDDDEDELKDCWGEGVFLDKAEFAPGNDMPLVLEEYGKKWYFRYPVDDDPNGYKAHEGLWASIMGHRSGALYWWQYTHLGPLDLYDEVYGAAAAFLSDVELGDYQWEAAELTQTSGPGGLQYFGMTHAGPTAGDRPNGTDGPRALLWVVRTPSDEYVDRAAVDGNEFTLAGTVPGSYRVEWIDTWTGEHVDTQTVRSTDGDVPIEVPDGVTRDIAAQVYGPLGEMSMEIVAPTQEYLAGQTTRVEVTFTNTNAMPGAEAVELMLEAPEGWDVATVPQAEESTDSPLLMPGEGVQAAFDVTAPDTGYAGDLHLTAAAEYRHQGHERRQHATMEVRYAGDLPPEEAFGSVQPPLETFASTDARFGQRGNTFLVAASGGRIWESVNEFGAIYLDEAAGPSTSVTTTVAYQQNTHEAARAGLMLRNDISGEESPTGYVLVAATAGRGYVMNVDIDGDGGMDRSYRTGTTTYPARLMLERDGDQVTGYYAEGDGLWQQIATVEIVGAAEEQDVGLFVTANNAEATSRADFIDSRIE, from the coding sequence ATGATCTCTCAGCCTTTCCGATTCCCGCGCGCAGTCCATGTCGGCACCGCGTCAGTGCTGATGCTCGCTCTCGCATCGGCACCCGCAGCAGCATCCGACCCGCCTCCCGAACCAGTAGCGGCATGGTCGTTCGACGCGGGATCGGGGGATGTCGTTGTCGATGAGACAGGAGGTGGCCACGACGGCGTGGTCGAGGGTGGAACGTGGGGACCTGGACGCATCGGCGGCGGGCTGCATATCGACGGTTACGACGACGGCGTGCTCGTCGAGGACGAGTCCGCCGACCTCGGGATGGACGCGACGATGTCCATCGAGGCACGGATCAACCTCACTGATCAGGGCACAGTCCAGAAGATCGTCGAACGGGCCGGAAATTACGGCCTCCGCATCTCCGCGGACGGTCGGATCGGTTTCCGCTGGGAGGACCAGTGGAGGTTCAGCCAGCTCCTGGACTGGGAGGAAGGGCGTTGGTATCACGTCGCGGTGACCTACGACGGCGACGAGGTCACCTTCTATCGCGATGGTGCGGCCCGGGGCACCGCCACGACGACGCGGACCGCCACGGTGGAACCGGGCACTGTCTACCTCGGTCGCGGCATACCGGACTGGGAACGGACCCTGTACGGAACGCTCGACGAAGTGGCCCTGTACGACGAGGCGTTGACCGCGGACCAGGTTCGCGCCCACTATGACGCGGCGCCGGCGGAGACCGACCAGGCTCCGCAGATGGGTGCCGTCAGGATGTCCGCCGACCAGGTCGAGGCGCTGACCATGGTCGAGCTGACGGCCGACATCGACGCGTCCGTCGCGAACCCGGACGACCCGAATCTGATCGACGTGCAGGCGCAGGTTCGCCGACCAGGGGGTGAGGTGGTCACGGTTCCCGGATTCCTCTACCAGGACTTCCGGTTGGACGGGGAGCGCGTGGTCGAGTCCGGTGCCCCCGCCTGGACGGCGCGGTACACCCCACCCGAGCCCGGCACCTATCAGGTGCGGATGCACGTCACCACCGACGGGGGAGCGGCGGCATCCCCGTGGCAGGACCTGAGCGTGACTCCCGCCGCCGACGATGCGCGGGGATTCGTCACGGTCAACCCGGACAACCCGCGGTACTTCCAGTTCGAGCGCACCGCAGAGACGTTCTTCCCGATGGGGGTCAACCTCGACATCCCGGTGCTCACCCGGCTCGGTAACCATCACGCAGAACCGGACTCGCGCTATCACGGGCTCTTCGGCGACGACATCACCAGCCCGGCCGAGGGGGCTTCCCCGGAGAATCTCTATGCGGTCTACGACGAATACCGCCGCGCCATCGTCTCCCTCGCGGAAGCCGGAGGGAACGCCGTGCGACTACGCCTGGACTCGTGGTGGCTGCCGCTCGAGATCGACTCCGATCACCCGATCCCGGGATACCCGGACGGCGTGCCCGGGTTCGACGTCGGCCGGTACCACGCCGCCAACGCATGGATCGCCGACCAGGTGGTCGAGCTCGCCGAACAGCACGGCCTCTATGTCACTCCGGTGACCTGGAACCAGCACAGCCCGTGGGGTGGGTCGGCGTACGCGACACCTGGGGGTGAGAATGAGCAGCTGACCGACCGCCGTCTCCGGTACCAGGTGGCCCGATGGAGCTACAGCACGCACATGTACGGATGGTCATTCTTCAACGAGACCCGCCTCGACATGACCACTCCGTTCTACACCGAGGCCATCGAGGACCTCCGCGCTACCGACCCCAACCCGCACCTCGTGTTCAACTCCTACACGCCGATCGATCAGGAGGTCGAGCACGCATACCGGTGCGATGACGACGAGGACGAGCTCAAGGACTGCTGGGGCGAGGGGGTCTTCCTGGACAAAGCCGAGTTCGCGCCGGGGAACGACATGCCGCTCGTGCTGGAGGAGTACGGCAAGAAGTGGTACTTCCGCTACCCGGTTGACGATGATCCGAACGGGTACAAGGCGCATGAGGGCCTCTGGGCATCGATCATGGGGCACCGGAGCGGGGCGCTGTACTGGTGGCAGTACACCCATCTCGGTCCGCTCGATCTGTACGACGAGGTCTATGGTGCCGCGGCGGCATTCCTCAGCGATGTCGAGTTGGGCGACTACCAGTGGGAAGCGGCTGAGCTCACCCAGACCAGCGGTCCGGGCGGTCTGCAGTACTTCGGGATGACGCACGCCGGGCCCACCGCGGGCGATCGGCCGAACGGGACGGACGGTCCACGAGCGTTGTTGTGGGTGGTGCGGACGCCGAGCGACGAGTACGTCGATCGAGCTGCGGTGGACGGTAATGAGTTCACCCTCGCAGGGACGGTTCCAGGCTCCTACCGGGTCGAGTGGATCGACACCTGGACCGGTGAGCACGTCGACACGCAGACGGTGCGGTCGACCGACGGCGATGTGCCCATCGAGGTCCCGGACGGGGTCACCCGCGATATCGCCGCACAGGTGTACGGTCCGCTGGGCGAGATGTCGATGGAGATCGTCGCGCCCACGCAGGAGTACCTCGCCGGACAGACCACGCGCGTTGAGGTGACCTTCACGAACACCAATGCGATGCCTGGCGCGGAAGCGGTGGAGCTCATGCTGGAGGCGCCAGAGGGCTGGGACGTCGCCACCGTGCCGCAGGCGGAGGAGTCGACGGATTCACCCCTGCTCATGCCGGGAGAAGGCGTCCAGGCAGCGTTCGACGTGACCGCGCCGGATACGGGCTATGCGGGGGATCTGCACCTGACCGCTGCGGCGGAGTACCGCCACCAGGGCCACGAGCGCAGGCAGCACGCCACGATGGAGGTTCGCTATGCCGGCGACCTTCCACCTGAGGAGGCGTTCGGATCTGTCCAGCCACCGCTGGAGACCTTCGCGTCGACGGATGCGAGATTCGGGCAGCGCGGGAACACCTTCCTGGTGGCCGCCAGCGGTGGTCGCATCTGGGAGTCCGTCAACGAGTTCGGCGCCATCTACCTCGATGAAGCGGCCGGACCGTCGACGTCGGTCACCACCACGGTCGCCTACCAGCAGAACACCCACGAGGCCGCACGTGCCGGCCTGATGCTCAGGAATGATATCTCCGGCGAAGAATCGCCGACCGGGTATGTGCTGGTGGCCGCCACCGCCGGGCGTGGCTACGTGATGAACGTCGATATCGACGGAGACGGTGGGATGGACCGGAGCTATCGCACCGGCACGACCACCTACCCAGCCCGCCTGATGCTCGAACGTGACGGCGACCAGGTCACCGGCTACTACGCCGAGGGTGATGGTCTGTGGCAGCAGATCGCCACCGTCGAGATCGTCGGAGCCGCCGAGGAGCAGGATGTGGGACTGTTCGTCACCGCGAACAATGCCGAGGCGACGAGTAGGGCCGATTTCATCGACTCCCGGATCGAGTGA
- a CDS encoding Ig-like domain-containing protein, with amino-acid sequence MKNVSATSAGRPRFYRALSAVCSALLVSAGLIASGSAAAAADATVTSGVELTDAFDCDGEQSCTVTVGADVTSSVGPEVADGRTVTLDLAGHAVAITGQRDHAGIGVPSGATLVIEDSVGGAALTTNGGDFGAGIGGNFNESAGSITINGGEVESVGGGLAAGIGGGRNGAGGDVTIGSGAAVTASGASATSTALGPGSGAEGLGSLSNAGTLTIPGESYVVIPDGVSVTNSGTITGEGTISNQGAIANTGTVDLSTLTVTGHNYSITFDANGGTDAPEGFPVFATTMEAGAKSLPSEQPTWPAHGFTGWYLSSAGDGQPVTERTELTSQSRTITFYAGWEQLPESQVTVISGTNPATDSDTVTFTATVDPVPTGGTVAFVDRDTVIEDCAAVPVDASGTATCAPSGLDAGEYVITGQFSGTESVSASTSDQLLQVVYSTRTGDVVAWGANVHDGGYDVPAPDHAGQIDVPTGLDDVIAVAAGSDHSLALTAAGTIVGWGGNRAGETDVPTSASDVVAIAAGSQYSTALRSDGTVVAWGRNDLGQTDVPAGLSDVVAIAAGDFHAAALKTDGSVVVWGYNNAGQQAVPDDLFATQISAGTFHSYAMTPQGAVVGWGDFARGQLSPPDGLAEATQVEAGGVWSLALTGGSLVAWGEGNSGQTNAPDLNDAVEISAGWYHGVARLDGGTVVAWGDDSAQQLSVPDGLERVYALSAGGAHTLALEWTPPVVNIVTTTSLTSSANPSTAGEEVTFTADVVSNPRGGSVTFTDGSTTLCGDVPIDADTGEATCAHTFTTDGSHSITAEFPGFEQYLASTSDPLTQQVGPEVTAPSITTESLPSGTVGTPYETTLAATGGTPPYTWDVDGDLPPGLHLSGTMISGEPTSTGSWAFTVTVTDANSQQDSQELTVTIDDASFSPERSTVTASPSSVRADGAATSTITVALLDADSSPVAGQEVTLTASGGSSAVSAPSGASDADGQVTFTVTDTVAEQVTYTATAGGVEIAQTAQVTFTAGPVSASASTVTASPTSAVADGEDASTITVTALDANGNPLADQLVSLTGTGSTEIREDTQFTDDDGIAAFVVTDTVAEQVTYTATVEGLTLVQSATVTFTAGAVSAVRSTVMATPESVVADGETSSTVTVTVTDANGNPLAGANVSLAAGGGSSTISAASGPAGGDGVVTFTVTNTVAEQVAYTASVGEVEIAQTATVTFTAGDVSASVSTMTASPTSVVADGESTSTITVTVLDANQNPVVGHSVSLAAGSGSSEVSEPGGLSDADGVVTFTVTNTVAEQVTYTATAGQTELAQTAAVNFTPGPVSAELSTVTAEPSSVVADGVAQAAIIVTLRDAFDNPIVNQHVALAADSTTVVFAPGSVTSEGVTTVLVSNTVAEQVTFTASAGGVEVAQTARVLFTPGAVSVSDSTLTAEPSTVVADGESASTITAVLLDSQGNPVPEQTVTLVADGGNSVISPAEATSATDGTVAFTVTDTTAEQVTYSAQVRTAVANARVLLLADADLTLQATATVTFIAGEVSASDSTLTAQPTTALADGTSTSTITATLLDAQGNAVAGEEVSLTADGGSSEITETTGTSAEDGTVTFEVTNEVAEQVTYRASVGELELEPRVTVTFVSEPSAPLNPGVSAGDAQVELTWDTPASDGESPLLGYQVYRSTEAGERGTLLTTDGPLEAAAYIDTAVENRTTYYYAITAVNAIGEGPAAEPVEATPFAPLLVTTEQLPGGQEGVAYSAELAATGGLVADYTWTLVAGALPPGLELSGDGMITGTPTSAGEYAFTIGVNNPAQADLVIVVEPADVLAPVPDEPPAEPEAPEGAADLPSTGSSPGPPIGLAALGIMAGLALLGLRAVLGRRRGSAG; translated from the coding sequence GTGAAGAACGTATCCGCAACGTCTGCGGGCAGGCCCAGGTTCTACCGCGCACTCTCGGCAGTGTGCAGCGCACTGCTGGTCTCGGCCGGTCTGATCGCTTCCGGCTCTGCCGCTGCGGCGGCCGATGCCACGGTGACCAGCGGCGTTGAGCTCACCGACGCCTTCGACTGTGACGGTGAGCAGAGCTGCACGGTCACGGTCGGCGCGGACGTCACCTCCAGCGTCGGGCCCGAGGTGGCTGACGGACGAACCGTGACCCTGGACCTGGCTGGGCATGCGGTAGCGATCACCGGCCAGCGTGACCATGCCGGGATCGGTGTGCCATCGGGGGCCACACTGGTGATCGAGGACAGCGTGGGTGGCGCCGCTCTAACCACCAACGGCGGAGACTTCGGCGCCGGGATCGGCGGCAACTTCAACGAGAGCGCCGGCTCGATCACGATCAATGGTGGCGAGGTGGAGTCAGTTGGCGGCGGGCTAGCGGCCGGGATCGGCGGAGGGCGCAACGGTGCCGGCGGTGACGTGACGATCGGGTCCGGAGCGGCAGTCACTGCGTCCGGGGCCTCAGCTACCTCCACAGCCCTGGGTCCCGGTTCCGGGGCCGAGGGGCTCGGGTCGCTGAGCAATGCCGGCACGCTGACGATCCCGGGCGAGAGCTACGTCGTCATCCCCGACGGGGTGAGCGTGACCAACTCCGGCACGATCACCGGCGAAGGCACGATCAGCAACCAGGGTGCGATCGCGAACACCGGCACCGTGGACTTGAGCACCCTGACCGTAACCGGGCACAACTACTCGATCACCTTCGATGCCAATGGCGGCACCGATGCCCCGGAGGGGTTCCCGGTGTTTGCCACGACGATGGAGGCGGGTGCGAAGTCCCTCCCCAGCGAACAACCGACCTGGCCTGCTCACGGTTTCACCGGCTGGTACCTGTCCTCAGCCGGTGACGGGCAGCCGGTCACCGAGCGGACCGAGCTGACCTCTCAATCGAGAACGATCACCTTCTACGCCGGCTGGGAGCAGCTGCCGGAGAGCCAGGTCACGGTCATCTCCGGAACGAACCCGGCGACGGACAGCGACACGGTCACGTTCACCGCCACCGTCGACCCGGTACCCACCGGCGGCACCGTCGCATTCGTCGACCGCGACACGGTGATCGAGGACTGCGCCGCAGTCCCGGTGGACGCCTCCGGCACCGCGACCTGCGCGCCGAGCGGACTCGATGCGGGCGAGTACGTGATAACCGGGCAGTTCTCCGGCACGGAGAGCGTCTCCGCCAGCACCTCCGACCAGTTGCTGCAGGTGGTCTACTCCACCCGCACCGGTGACGTAGTCGCTTGGGGAGCCAACGTTCACGATGGCGGATATGACGTCCCCGCGCCCGATCATGCCGGGCAGATCGACGTCCCGACGGGCCTGGACGACGTCATCGCTGTGGCGGCCGGAAGTGATCACAGCCTGGCGTTGACCGCGGCCGGAACGATCGTCGGCTGGGGCGGCAACCGGGCCGGCGAGACCGACGTACCGACAAGTGCGAGTGATGTGGTGGCGATCGCCGCCGGCTCGCAGTACAGCACGGCGTTGCGTTCCGACGGCACCGTGGTGGCTTGGGGTCGCAACGACCTCGGTCAGACCGACGTGCCCGCGGGCCTGAGCGATGTGGTGGCGATCGCCGCCGGGGACTTCCATGCCGCCGCGTTGAAGACAGACGGCAGCGTTGTCGTCTGGGGATACAACAACGCCGGTCAGCAGGCCGTTCCGGATGACCTGTTCGCCACCCAGATCTCTGCCGGGACCTTCCATTCCTACGCCATGACCCCACAGGGTGCTGTGGTCGGGTGGGGTGACTTCGCCCGCGGCCAGCTCAGCCCGCCGGACGGGCTCGCCGAAGCGACTCAGGTCGAGGCCGGTGGAGTGTGGAGTCTGGCACTGACGGGCGGGTCCCTCGTGGCGTGGGGTGAGGGCAACTCCGGGCAGACGAACGCGCCCGACCTGAATGATGCCGTCGAGATCTCTGCCGGCTGGTACCACGGTGTGGCCCGCCTGGACGGCGGCACAGTGGTCGCCTGGGGCGATGACTCGGCACAACAGCTGAGTGTGCCGGACGGCCTCGAGCGGGTCTACGCCCTCTCCGCCGGCGGAGCGCACACGCTCGCGCTGGAGTGGACCCCGCCGGTGGTCAACATCGTGACCACGACCTCGCTGACCTCCTCGGCCAACCCGTCCACCGCGGGCGAGGAGGTCACCTTCACCGCCGACGTCGTCTCGAACCCCCGCGGCGGCAGCGTCACCTTCACCGACGGGTCGACCACCCTCTGCGGGGATGTCCCGATCGATGCCGACACCGGAGAAGCTACCTGCGCCCACACCTTCACCACCGACGGCAGCCACTCGATCACCGCGGAGTTCCCCGGCTTCGAGCAGTACCTCGCCTCCACCTCGGATCCGCTCACGCAGCAGGTGGGCCCCGAGGTGACCGCGCCGAGTATCACCACCGAGTCCCTCCCCAGCGGCACGGTCGGCACCCCTTACGAGACGACGCTGGCAGCCACCGGCGGGACTCCGCCCTATACCTGGGACGTCGACGGCGACCTCCCACCAGGACTGCACCTGAGCGGGACCATGATTTCCGGCGAGCCGACGTCGACCGGCAGCTGGGCCTTCACCGTCACTGTGACGGATGCGAACAGCCAGCAGGACAGCCAGGAGCTGACCGTCACGATTGACGATGCCTCCTTCTCTCCGGAGCGATCCACGGTGACTGCCTCACCTAGCTCGGTGCGCGCCGACGGCGCGGCGACCTCCACGATCACGGTCGCGCTGCTGGACGCGGACTCGAGCCCGGTGGCCGGTCAGGAGGTGACGCTGACTGCGAGTGGGGGCAGTTCCGCGGTGTCGGCGCCGAGCGGTGCCTCGGATGCCGACGGTCAGGTCACCTTCACGGTGACGGACACGGTCGCTGAGCAGGTCACTTACACCGCCACGGCAGGTGGCGTCGAGATCGCGCAGACCGCACAGGTCACGTTCACCGCGGGCCCGGTGTCTGCTTCGGCTTCCACGGTGACGGCGTCGCCGACGTCGGCGGTGGCCGATGGCGAGGACGCTTCGACGATCACCGTTACCGCGCTGGACGCGAACGGCAACCCGCTGGCGGACCAGCTGGTCTCACTGACGGGCACTGGCAGCACCGAGATCCGCGAGGACACCCAGTTCACTGACGATGATGGAATCGCGGCATTCGTCGTGACCGACACGGTGGCCGAGCAGGTCACCTACACCGCCACCGTCGAGGGCCTGACGCTGGTCCAATCCGCGACGGTCACGTTCACCGCCGGCGCTGTCTCCGCCGTGCGCTCCACGGTCATGGCCACTCCCGAGTCGGTCGTCGCCGACGGCGAAACCTCCTCGACGGTCACGGTCACGGTCACGGATGCGAACGGCAACCCGCTGGCCGGTGCGAATGTGAGCCTGGCCGCCGGTGGTGGCAGCTCGACCATCTCCGCGGCTAGCGGCCCGGCAGGCGGCGATGGTGTGGTCACGTTCACGGTCACCAACACAGTGGCGGAGCAGGTTGCCTACACCGCCTCCGTGGGCGAGGTCGAGATCGCGCAGACCGCGACTGTCACGTTCACCGCCGGGGACGTCTCCGCCTCGGTGTCGACCATGACCGCGTCGCCCACCTCCGTCGTCGCCGACGGCGAGAGCACCTCGACTATCACCGTCACCGTGTTGGACGCGAACCAGAACCCGGTTGTGGGTCACTCGGTGAGTCTTGCGGCCGGCTCCGGCAGCTCAGAGGTCTCCGAACCCGGCGGCCTTTCCGACGCCGATGGTGTGGTCACGTTCACCGTGACGAACACTGTGGCGGAGCAGGTCACCTACACCGCTACCGCCGGGCAGACCGAACTTGCCCAGACGGCCGCGGTGAACTTCACCCCCGGTCCGGTCTCGGCCGAACTGTCCACGGTCACCGCAGAGCCGTCCTCCGTGGTCGCCGACGGCGTCGCTCAAGCGGCGATCATTGTCACCCTCCGCGACGCATTCGACAACCCGATCGTCAACCAACACGTGGCGCTGGCCGCCGACAGCACGACCGTGGTGTTCGCCCCCGGATCGGTGACCTCGGAGGGCGTGACCACCGTCCTGGTGTCCAACACGGTGGCCGAGCAGGTCACCTTCACCGCCAGCGCCGGTGGGGTCGAGGTCGCGCAGACGGCACGAGTGCTGTTCACGCCGGGCGCAGTCTCCGTCAGCGACTCCACGCTGACCGCCGAGCCGAGCACCGTTGTCGCCGACGGCGAGAGCGCCTCAACCATCACCGCTGTGCTCCTGGACAGCCAGGGCAACCCTGTCCCGGAGCAGACGGTGACCCTGGTGGCCGATGGTGGCAACTCGGTGATCTCCCCGGCCGAGGCCACCTCCGCCACCGACGGCACGGTCGCCTTCACCGTGACCGACACGACCGCCGAACAGGTGACCTACAGCGCCCAGGTGCGTACCGCCGTCGCCAACGCCCGGGTGCTCCTGCTCGCCGATGCGGACCTGACCCTCCAGGCGACCGCCACCGTGACCTTCATCGCGGGTGAGGTCTCGGCCAGCGACTCGACGCTGACCGCCCAGCCGACCACTGCGCTGGCTGACGGGACGAGCACCTCGACGATCACGGCCACGCTCCTGGACGCCCAGGGCAACGCCGTCGCCGGCGAGGAGGTGAGCCTGACCGCGGACGGGGGCAGCTCGGAGATCACCGAGACGACCGGTACCTCCGCCGAGGACGGCACGGTCACCTTCGAGGTCACGAACGAGGTGGCCGAGCAGGTCACCTACCGGGCGAGCGTGGGCGAGCTCGAGCTCGAGCCGCGCGTCACGGTGACGTTCGTGTCCGAACCGAGTGCGCCGCTGAACCCGGGCGTGAGCGCCGGTGACGCCCAGGTCGAGCTCACCTGGGACACCCCGGCCAGCGATGGCGAGTCCCCGCTGCTCGGCTACCAGGTCTACCGATCCACCGAGGCAGGCGAACGCGGGACGTTGCTGACGACCGACGGGCCGCTGGAAGCCGCCGCGTACATTGACACCGCCGTGGAGAACCGCACCACGTACTACTACGCGATCACCGCCGTCAACGCGATCGGTGAGGGCCCGGCCGCGGAGCCGGTCGAGGCGACCCCGTTCGCCCCGCTCCTCGTCACCACGGAGCAACTGCCCGGGGGCCAGGAAGGCGTGGCCTACTCCGCGGAGCTGGCGGCCACCGGCGGTCTGGTCGCGGACTACACCTGGACCCTGGTGGCCGGCGCCCTGCCGCCGGGGCTGGAGCTGAGCGGCGACGGGATGATCACCGGGACACCGACCAGCGCCGGCGAGTATGCCTTCACGATCGGCGTGAACAATCCGGCGCAAGCAGATCTGGTGATCGTGGTAGAGCCGGCCGATGTGCTGGCGCCGGTACCGGACGAGCCGCCGGCCGAGCCTGAGGCGCCCGAGGGTGCAGCGGATCTGCCCAGCACCGGAAGTAGCCCGGGCCCGCCGATCGGTCTGGCCGCGCTCGGCATCATGGCAGGTCTCGCCCTGCTCGGGTTGCGCGCCGTGCTCGGCCGGAGGCGTGGGTCGGCAGGCTAG